A portion of the Apus apus isolate bApuApu2 chromosome 3, bApuApu2.pri.cur, whole genome shotgun sequence genome contains these proteins:
- the XKR5 gene encoding XK-related protein 5 isoform X1, whose protein sequence is MWELNLGQIVRIVSQLLGTHGCGNPSAVGLCCSPGLCAIIHYLLHGQLGWLGLTIACEVPGYVAQLLSILWFRADGHPPGSWLLVLHLLQLGLWKRYWDILRTVTKTGGGPCAREVLTQHGDVCVLRLLEALLQTLPHLLLQAYVVMAVNPMGFIPGVSAGLSLLSLAWALVSYSHFTRLLKPGHLCPPATAILCLLLWRTGMLGTRILALVLFARVYSFWVLAVAGVHWLIMSFWLVAQQTDIMAQPCPWRLFNCLVGAVYTFCYINVQSGPSKHRVAMFYAIMLMENTVLLLLASRFLRADLRNSLCVTGAIMSGSVIGAAALVVYYSRLHPKSTEIWQGFLKTTCSAEAAGDDEVAGDSSQSGQSLGMLGHSRFLAGEGIMADPKNISPLLKFGGCLDDSWTNHHHWLLVKLALKTGDMSVISAAFGDGGIREVYPGGWVMGKPTSVDAGENLSLPTREIGPQGGEPALAEEKLLAEGGGEDGSPSASTARTAQKKRAGQEPGFPPVMSFPRSFSPDPTEGSSVYFSAGSVASPGMGMVTATCMALVPRDSEAQHPPGCLGGEGGNLSLGMVNISPILGTCAHKHLQSSSSLRGVSGCGVAGPPKEGSLPTGVEGALMGSHHLWDSHPCGTQGTVMRSELRPPCFTSTPKADSRYLEQGLGEVVEGTNLSGLLR, encoded by the exons ATGTGGGAGCTGAATTTGGGGCAAATTGTGCGTATTGTCTCTCAGTTGCTGGGCACGCATGGCTGTGGCAATCCCTCAGCAGTGGGTCTCTGCTGTTCTCCAGGGCTCTGTGCCATCATCCACTACCTTCTCCAtgggcagctgggctggttGGGGCTGACCATTGCCTGTGAGGTACCCGGCTACGTGGCTCAGCTCCTCAGCATCCTCTGGTTCAGGGCAGATGGTCACCCTCCTGGCAGTTGGCTCCTAGTGctccacctcctgcagctgggtctCTGGAAGCG GTACTGGGATATTTTGCGGACGGTGACAAAGACGGGAGGTGGTCCCTGTGCCAGGGAGGTGCTGACACAGCATGGGGACGTGTGTGTGCTGCGGCTGCTGGAAGCTCTGCTGCAGACCCTGcctcacctcctgctgcaggcctACGTCGTCATGGCCGTCAACCCAATGGGCTTCATCCCTG GTGTCAGTGCTGGGCTGTCACTGCTCTCCCTTGCTTGGGCTTTGGTCTCCTACAGCCACTTCACTCGCTTGCTGAAACCTGGACACCTCTGCCCACCAGCCACAGCcatcctctgcctgctgctctggaggACAGGGATGCTGGGGACCAGGATCCTGGCCCTGGTGCTCTTTGCCAGGGTGTATTCCTTTTGGGTCTTGGCTGTGGCAG GTGTCCACTGGTTGATCATGTCCTTCTGGCTGGTGGCCCAGCAGACAGACATCatggcccagccctgcccctggaGGCTGTTCAATTGCCTGGTGGGAGCTGTGTACACCTTCTGTTACATCAATGTCCAGTCCGGTCCCTCCAAGCACAGAGTGGCCATGTTTTATGCA aTAATGCTGATGGAAAacactgtcctgctgctgctggcctccCGGTTCCTGCGAGCTGATCTGAGGAACAGTTTGTGTGTGACTGGGGCCATCATGTCAGGGTCTGTAATAG gtgctgcagctctggtggTGTATTACAGCCGGCTCCATCCCAAATCCACAGAGATCTGGCAGGGCTTCCTGAAGACAACCTGCAGTGCTGAGGCTGCCGGTGATGATGAGGTTGCTGGAGACAGCTCCCAGTCTGGGCAGAGTTTGGGAATGTTGGGGCACAGCAGGTTCTTGGCTGGGGAAGGGATCATGGCAGATCCCAAAAACATCTCACCACTCCTGAAATTCGGAGGGTGTTTGGATGACAGCTGGACAAACCATCACCACTGGCTGCTGGTAAAGCTGGCCTTGAAGACAGGAGATATGTCTGTGATCAGTGCGGCTTTTGGAGATGGTGGCATCAGAGAGGTTTACCCTGGAGGATGGGTGATGGGGAAGCCCACCAGTGTTGATGCTGGGGAAAACCTTTCCCTCCCCACAAGAGAAATTGGTCCTCAGGGTGGTGAGCCTGCTTTGGCTGAGGAGAAATTGCTGGCAGAGGGGGGTGGTGAAGATGGCAGTCCCAGCGCCAGCACTGCCAGAACGGCACAGAAGaagagagctgggcaggagcctgGTTTTCCCCCAGTTATGTCCTTTCCCAGGAGCTTCTCCCCGGATCCAACCGAAGGCTCCTCTGTGTATTTCAGCGCGGGAAGTGTCGCCTCTCCTGGCATGGGGATGGTCACAGCTACCTGCATGGCCTTGGTACCAAGGGACAGTGAAGCCCAGCATCCCCCAGGCTGcttgggaggagaaggagggaattTATCCCTTGGGATGGTGAACATCAGCCCAATCCTGGGCACCTGTGCCCACAAgcatctgcagagcagctcttccctcagaGGAGTGAGTGGCTGTGGGGTGGCAGGTCCCCCCAAAGAGGGCTCGTTGCCCACAGGGGTGGAGGGTGCCCTCATGGGGTCACATCACCTTTGGGACAGCCACCCTTGTGGCACACAGGGGACTGTCATGAGGAGCGAGCTGAGGCCACCGTGCTTCACCTCCACCCCCAAGGCTGACTCTAGATACCTGGAGcaagggctgggggaggtggtAGAAGGGACAAACCTGTCTGGGTTGCTGCGGTGA
- the DEFB1 gene encoding beta-defensin 1, which translates to MTTKAMKIFFLLVLLLVVSQAAAVSDTAMCRKSKGQCSFLLCPMFQRATSTCYNGLAKCCMPFWSPSAARGGH; encoded by the exons ATGACAACCAAAGCAATGAAGATATTCTTCCTGCTCGTTCTTCTCCTGGTGgtgtcccaggctgctgcag TGTCAGACACTGCGATGTGTCGGAAGTCCAAGGGCCAGTGTTCGTTCCTGCTTTGTCCCATGTTTCAGAGAGCCACCAGTACCTGCTACAACGGGCTGGCAAAATGCTGCATGCCCTTCTGGTCACCATCTGCAGCCCGTGGTGGACACTGA
- the XKR5 gene encoding XK-related protein 5 isoform X2 encodes MRGVFPGLCLALAAAERGARLCAIIHYLLHGQLGWLGLTIACEVPGYVAQLLSILWFRADGHPPGSWLLVLHLLQLGLWKRYWDILRTVTKTGGGPCAREVLTQHGDVCVLRLLEALLQTLPHLLLQAYVVMAVNPMGFIPGVSAGLSLLSLAWALVSYSHFTRLLKPGHLCPPATAILCLLLWRTGMLGTRILALVLFARVYSFWVLAVAGVHWLIMSFWLVAQQTDIMAQPCPWRLFNCLVGAVYTFCYINVQSGPSKHRVAMFYAIMLMENTVLLLLASRFLRADLRNSLCVTGAIMSGSVIGAAALVVYYSRLHPKSTEIWQGFLKTTCSAEAAGDDEVAGDSSQSGQSLGMLGHSRFLAGEGIMADPKNISPLLKFGGCLDDSWTNHHHWLLVKLALKTGDMSVISAAFGDGGIREVYPGGWVMGKPTSVDAGENLSLPTREIGPQGGEPALAEEKLLAEGGGEDGSPSASTARTAQKKRAGQEPGFPPVMSFPRSFSPDPTEGSSVYFSAGSVASPGMGMVTATCMALVPRDSEAQHPPGCLGGEGGNLSLGMVNISPILGTCAHKHLQSSSSLRGVSGCGVAGPPKEGSLPTGVEGALMGSHHLWDSHPCGTQGTVMRSELRPPCFTSTPKADSRYLEQGLGEVVEGTNLSGLLR; translated from the exons ATGCGCGGGGTGTTCCCGGGGCTCTGCCTGGCGCTGGCGGCGGCGGAGCGCGGAGCAC GGCTCTGTGCCATCATCCACTACCTTCTCCAtgggcagctgggctggttGGGGCTGACCATTGCCTGTGAGGTACCCGGCTACGTGGCTCAGCTCCTCAGCATCCTCTGGTTCAGGGCAGATGGTCACCCTCCTGGCAGTTGGCTCCTAGTGctccacctcctgcagctgggtctCTGGAAGCG GTACTGGGATATTTTGCGGACGGTGACAAAGACGGGAGGTGGTCCCTGTGCCAGGGAGGTGCTGACACAGCATGGGGACGTGTGTGTGCTGCGGCTGCTGGAAGCTCTGCTGCAGACCCTGcctcacctcctgctgcaggcctACGTCGTCATGGCCGTCAACCCAATGGGCTTCATCCCTG GTGTCAGTGCTGGGCTGTCACTGCTCTCCCTTGCTTGGGCTTTGGTCTCCTACAGCCACTTCACTCGCTTGCTGAAACCTGGACACCTCTGCCCACCAGCCACAGCcatcctctgcctgctgctctggaggACAGGGATGCTGGGGACCAGGATCCTGGCCCTGGTGCTCTTTGCCAGGGTGTATTCCTTTTGGGTCTTGGCTGTGGCAG GTGTCCACTGGTTGATCATGTCCTTCTGGCTGGTGGCCCAGCAGACAGACATCatggcccagccctgcccctggaGGCTGTTCAATTGCCTGGTGGGAGCTGTGTACACCTTCTGTTACATCAATGTCCAGTCCGGTCCCTCCAAGCACAGAGTGGCCATGTTTTATGCA aTAATGCTGATGGAAAacactgtcctgctgctgctggcctccCGGTTCCTGCGAGCTGATCTGAGGAACAGTTTGTGTGTGACTGGGGCCATCATGTCAGGGTCTGTAATAG gtgctgcagctctggtggTGTATTACAGCCGGCTCCATCCCAAATCCACAGAGATCTGGCAGGGCTTCCTGAAGACAACCTGCAGTGCTGAGGCTGCCGGTGATGATGAGGTTGCTGGAGACAGCTCCCAGTCTGGGCAGAGTTTGGGAATGTTGGGGCACAGCAGGTTCTTGGCTGGGGAAGGGATCATGGCAGATCCCAAAAACATCTCACCACTCCTGAAATTCGGAGGGTGTTTGGATGACAGCTGGACAAACCATCACCACTGGCTGCTGGTAAAGCTGGCCTTGAAGACAGGAGATATGTCTGTGATCAGTGCGGCTTTTGGAGATGGTGGCATCAGAGAGGTTTACCCTGGAGGATGGGTGATGGGGAAGCCCACCAGTGTTGATGCTGGGGAAAACCTTTCCCTCCCCACAAGAGAAATTGGTCCTCAGGGTGGTGAGCCTGCTTTGGCTGAGGAGAAATTGCTGGCAGAGGGGGGTGGTGAAGATGGCAGTCCCAGCGCCAGCACTGCCAGAACGGCACAGAAGaagagagctgggcaggagcctgGTTTTCCCCCAGTTATGTCCTTTCCCAGGAGCTTCTCCCCGGATCCAACCGAAGGCTCCTCTGTGTATTTCAGCGCGGGAAGTGTCGCCTCTCCTGGCATGGGGATGGTCACAGCTACCTGCATGGCCTTGGTACCAAGGGACAGTGAAGCCCAGCATCCCCCAGGCTGcttgggaggagaaggagggaattTATCCCTTGGGATGGTGAACATCAGCCCAATCCTGGGCACCTGTGCCCACAAgcatctgcagagcagctcttccctcagaGGAGTGAGTGGCTGTGGGGTGGCAGGTCCCCCCAAAGAGGGCTCGTTGCCCACAGGGGTGGAGGGTGCCCTCATGGGGTCACATCACCTTTGGGACAGCCACCCTTGTGGCACACAGGGGACTGTCATGAGGAGCGAGCTGAGGCCACCGTGCTTCACCTCCACCCCCAAGGCTGACTCTAGATACCTGGAGcaagggctgggggaggtggtAGAAGGGACAAACCTGTCTGGGTTGCTGCGGTGA
- the LOC127382603 gene encoding gallinacin-4-like isoform X1: protein MRILSFLFALLLVILHGAAVFSRPPVMQCGYRGTFCIPGICPRGNIYLGVCCSGHSCCKW, encoded by the exons ATGAGaatcctttcctttctctttgctctcCTCCTGGTGATACTTCACGGAGCTGCAG TCTTCTCAAGACCTCCTGTCATGCAATGTGGATATCGTGGGACTTTCTGCATCCCTGGGATATGCCCTCGTGGCAACATTTATCTGGGGGTGTGTTGTTCGGGACATTCTTGCTGTAAATGGTAA